GAATTGGGCGCCGAACTGGTCATGCGTTCCAACAAGCTCGTGGGTCTGACCCCGGCGGGCGAAATCCTGCGGCAGAGTTCGCACCGCATTCTTGAAAATCTGGACCAAGCGCGCAGCCTGATCGCCGAGCGCTCGAGCAACGGCGGAGGACGTCTGAGAGTTGGCGCCCCGGCCAGCGTGTGCCGGACGTTGATGCCCCGAGTGGCAACCGCGTTTCACACGCGATTCCCCGCGACGGATCTCTCCATCATCACGCTTGGTCAGGCGAACGCCATCGAAAGACTCACCCGCAGAGATGTCGATTTCGCATTAACGTTGGCTCCGGTACGCCACAAAGCAATCGCAGCCGCGGAGGCCGGCCGCGACGAAGTGGTCGTCATCGCGGGCGAGCAGAATCCCCTCAGCCGCCTCTCACGACTGCGCGCGCACGACCTCCAATCGCAGGCAATGATCCTGCCCCCCAACCCCAACACCGAGTACGCGGTGTGGAGCGCATTCATGCTCGAGTCCGGCGTGTTCCCGCGTATCAGGCTGGAAACCGACAGCCTAGAACTGGCAATTGCGCTTGCTCGTGCTGGATTGGGACTCACGGTCGCGCCACGCTGGGCAATAATTTCGATGGAAAAAGGGCTGGCAGCACTTAACGTAGGCGACTCGGGCCTCTGGCGCACCTGGGTGGTCGCATACTCGGCGGCAATGCGGCTGACCTCGATTCATCGCGCTTTCCTGCGTATCTGCAGCGAACAACTCGGCGCCGCGCTGAGTGGCACTCCGGCCAACGAAGGTCTCGAGAGTTCGGCGAGTCTGGAACGATCCGGTGCCGCCTAGGAAGAGCTACCTTGTGGTCGGGGCTTCGGCTGCACGGTTCGGCTCTTCTCTTCCCACAGCTTGATGCCGCCGAGCAGCCCGTTAACGTTGCTAACGGTGCTCACATTGCTTGGCAATTTGATCTTGATGTATTTGGTGTTACCCCCTCCCAGATACAGTCGGTCATAGTTGAACATCCGCTGCGTGTCCTCGATCGCCTCGACCAGCATCTTGTTCCACTTCTTCTTGCCTTTTTTCTTCAGGGCGCGCGCCCCCAGCTCGTCTTCATAAGTCTTGCCTTTGTGAAATGGATGATGGCCGACTTCCAGATGGATCCGGTGACCATCAACGAAAATTACCGATCCCACGCCGGTTCCCAAGGTGAGAACCAGCTCGATTCCCTTGCCGGTGACGCTGCCCAGTCCCTGCACGTCAGCGTCGTTCGCGACGCGCGCCGGGTGTCCGAGCTGTTTTTTTAGCGCCCCTGCTAGATCGAAACCGTTCCAGCCCTTGCCCAGATTGGCAGCGCTGTAGACCACGCCATCCTTGACCACTCCCGGAAACCCCGCGGAGACCCGCGAGAACTTCGCGCTTTGACTGGCCAGCTTCCGGATAGCGGCAATCACGTTGCGGGGCGTTGCGCTTTTCGGGGTCGGAATTCGTAAGCGCTCGTTGATCGGCTTGCCGTTGGGGGCCAACGTCTCCGCTTTGATTCCGGTGCCGCCAATATCGACGGTCAAGGTGAAGACCTGGTTCTTGTTCTGCTCTGAAGACTTCTGCGGTGGGTTCTTCTTCGGCATGGCTTTCCCTGTCTCTAGGCTCGATTAAACCGACCCAGGAGGTTATAACGCAATCCGTTCTTTTCGTGCATATCGGCATAAGAGTGCCCTAGCCGACTGGCAAAAGAAGTGCTCAACCTTGGCCGTAAATGGTGGCGGAGATGCGGGCATGGATCGCTAACTATTTCGAACTCGATGCGCATGACACCACCATTCGGCGCGAGGCACTGGCCGGCGTCACCACCTTCGTCACGATGGCTTACATTATCGCGGTCAATCCCGCGATTCTGCACGCCGCCGGCATTCCGGTTGACCCCTCCATGGTCGCCACTATCGCAACCGCGGTGTTCGGCTCACTCGCGATGGGGCTTTACGCGAACCGCCCCTTCGCGATCGCTCCCTACATGGGCGAGAACGCATTTTTCGCTTACACCGTCGTGCGGGTGATGGGTTATCGCTGGGAGGTTGCGCTGGGAGCGGTATTGTTTGCGGGTATGATCTTCACCCTGCTGACGGTCGCGCGGATTTGGCAATGGATGATCGACGCTCTCCCGCCGGGACTGACCCACAGCTTCGCGGCCGGCATCGGATTGTTCCTCACCTTCGTCGGATTGAACGAAGCCGGAATCGTGCGGATCGGCGTGCCGGGTGCTCCGGTCAGAATCGGCAACCTCGCTTCCCCGGTCGTGCTGATTGCGATTTTCAGTTTTCTCGCAATCGCGGTTTTGACCCTGCGCCGGGTTCCCGGGGCCATCCTGCTGGGAATTCTTGCGGCCGATCGTGGCGTTCGTCAGTGGCATAGCCCCCGGACCCGGAGCGTGGATCGGAACTCCTCCGAATCCCGCTCCGATTATGTTCAAGGCCGATCTCTCGGCGGTGCTGAATTTCCGGTTCTTCGGCGTTCTGCTTTCAATTTTTGTCATGGCGTTGATCGACACGATGGGCTCCTTGATCGCTGTCTCCTCGCGCGCGGGATTTCTGGACGAGCGCGGCAACCTGCCGCGAATCGCACCGCCCATGCTCTGCGATGCGTTGGCCACCGTATTTGCGGCGCTAGCCGGAACCACGACTTCCGGTGCGTTCATCGAATCGGCGGCGGGAGTACAAGCGGGAGGACGGACCGGTTTGACTGCCGTTTTCATCGCCGCGCTTTTTATCCTGGCGCTGTTCTTCGCGCCGCTCGTAACCGCGATACCCCCGGCCGCATATGGCCCCGCGCTGGTGATCATAGGCTCTATGATGATGGCGCCGATCGCGAAGATCGACTTCGATGACCCGACCGAGTCGATTCCGGCCTTCGCGGTAATCGCGTTGATCAGCTTCACCTACAACATCGGAGTGGGGATCACCGCTGGGCTGGTGCTCTATCCGATCTTCAAGCTTGTGGGGGGCCGCTCTGCTGAGGTCCCCTTGGCACTGTGGGCGCTCGCGGCCCTGTCCGGGCTGTTCTTCGCCTTCTATCCATACGCCCCGTGAACTAGGGTTTTGCTCTTCTCTGGTTATGCTCTCGGGTGGCGCCCGGAGAATCGAGGTGGGATGACATGCATTCATGAGAGTGCGCGCTCCCGCAAGATTACTGGTGGTTCGCCCCTACATGTGGGGCCGAGACCAGCATTGGTGGAAACTCACTGCATCTAGTGCCATCGACGGCGCGCCACCGGGGACCGGCCGCGCGCCTTAGAGTTGGTTTAGTGGGAGCCGACGGCGGCTAGCGAGCCCGGACGACGCGCGATTCGGTCTTCGACCGCGATCAGCTTTCGCGTTTGTTCGCCGTAAAGCTGAGCATACACGCCCCGTCGCGCAAGCAACTCTGCATGCGTACCGCTCTCAACCACGCGTCCCTGGTCAAGCACGACGATCAGGTCGGCCTCGACCGCGCTAGCCAGGCGATGCGCGATGAGGAAAGACGTTCGCCCCCTCATCAGGCGCCGCACCGCGTCGTGAATCAGATTCTCGACTTCTGAATCGAGACCTGAGGTCGCTTCATCGAGGATAAGAATGGGCGGATTCTTCAGGAAGACCCGGGCCAGGGCGAGGCGCTGGCGCTGTCCGGTCGAGGGGCGAAGAGCACCCTCACCGATTATTGTATCCAGACGCTCGGGGAGCGACTGGACAAACTCGCGAATATTGGCCTGCTCCAGAGCCCGCCAGATTTCCGCATCTGAGGCGCCGGGACGTCCATATTGGACGTTCTCGCGAATCGACGCGCTGAAGAGAACTGCATCCTGCGGCACAATTCCGATCGAATCGCGCAGCGACTTGAGCGTGACCGAACCGATATTTTCGCCGTCAATCAGGATTCGTCCCACGCTAGGCTCGTAAAACCGCGGAATCAGACTCGCCAGCGTGGTCTTGCCAGCACCCGATCGCCCAACCAGCGCTACAGTCGTTCCAGCCGATACTCGCAGGCAGACGTCGTGCAAGACCGTGCGCAGCGCAGTTTCGCCCGAGACCTGGTATGCAAAGTCCAGGTTTTCGATCGCGACGTCCCCGCGACGCACGATCATAGGCCGCGCGCCCGGAGCATCGAGTACCTCGGGCGTCTCATCGAAGAAATTGAAGATTCTCTCGATCGCTGCTAGCGAATTAGCGACGATCACCGAGAGTTCCGAGAACCGTTGCAGGGGCAGATACAGCGCACCCAGGTAGGCGTAGAAGGCGACCATGGTTCCGATCGCCATCTTGCCCCGCAAGATGAAGATCGCGCCCGCCCAGATAACGATCAGCGGGGCCGCCCGGGTGATGAATTCGCTGAACATCTGATGCGTCGAGGCAAGCTTCACGCTGGTGATGGTCAGGTCGTAGAGCTCGGTGGTGCGCTTGTGAAAGCGCCTCGCCTCTTCCGCCTCGCGCGCGAATGATTTGACCGTCGCCACGCCTGCCACTCGTTCCTGCAACTCGCCGGAAAATTCCTCGACCACTTCCTGCAGCTCGTGACTTGCCTCCTTGATTCGCGGTGAGAGAACTCGAATAACCGCCACGTAGAACGGCACGACGATCAAAGAGATCCACGCCAGCCGGGCATCGAGCACAAACAACAGCCAGATGACCAGGCCCAATGAGATCCCGTCCATCCAGATATTGATCATCGCCGATCC
This sequence is a window from Candidatus Binataceae bacterium. Protein-coding genes within it:
- a CDS encoding LysR family transcriptional regulator, with protein sequence MKTFLALADERSFTAAGKLLGLTQSAVSQQIRVLERELGAELVMRSNKLVGLTPAGEILRQSSHRILENLDQARSLIAERSSNGGGRLRVGAPASVCRTLMPRVATAFHTRFPATDLSIITLGQANAIERLTRRDVDFALTLAPVRHKAIAAAEAGRDEVVVIAGEQNPLSRLSRLRAHDLQSQAMILPPNPNTEYAVWSAFMLESGVFPRIRLETDSLELAIALARAGLGLTVAPRWAIISMEKGLAALNVGDSGLWRTWVVAYSAAMRLTSIHRAFLRICSEQLGAALSGTPANEGLESSASLERSGAA
- a CDS encoding ROK family protein, translated to MPKKNPPQKSSEQNKNQVFTLTVDIGGTGIKAETLAPNGKPINERLRIPTPKSATPRNVIAAIRKLASQSAKFSRVSAGFPGVVKDGVVYSAANLGKGWNGFDLAGALKKQLGHPARVANDADVQGLGSVTGKGIELVLTLGTGVGSVIFVDGHRIHLEVGHHPFHKGKTYEDELGARALKKKGKKKWNKMLVEAIEDTQRMFNYDRLYLGGGNTKYIKIKLPSNVSTVSNVNGLLGGIKLWEEKSRTVQPKPRPQGSSS
- a CDS encoding NCS2 family permease; protein product: MAFVSGIAPGPGAWIGTPPNPAPIMFKADLSAVLNFRFFGVLLSIFVMALIDTMGSLIAVSSRAGFLDERGNLPRIAPPMLCDALATVFAALAGTTTSGAFIESAAGVQAGGRTGLTAVFIAALFILALFFAPLVTAIPPAAYGPALVIIGSMMMAPIAKIDFDDPTESIPAFAVIALISFTYNIGVGITAGLVLYPIFKLVGGRSAEVPLALWALAALSGLFFAFYPYAP
- a CDS encoding ABC transporter ATP-binding protein — encoded protein: MPDNQDSSSATARAALDGSDPGGESASDEPDQPDGAVAVGTDAAAGSSRPSFLRQLIPQTATFRFLSYVRPHLWLVAGGSVMGVLKFGLPLAFPLAFKYVFDVLLVPQPHMERVNRLIDRWSVALAAIMHLGSGPTAKLEALTAGLFVLFMFQAVATYYRNYWASMAGHRLIFDLRYALFVHMQRLSHSFFDRNASGGIVSRFVSDIQLAQNFVGSAMINIWMDGISLGLVIWLLFVLDARLAWISLIVVPFYVAVIRVLSPRIKEASHELQEVVEEFSGELQERVAGVATVKSFAREAEEARRFHKRTTELYDLTITSVKLASTHQMFSEFITRAAPLIVIWAGAIFILRGKMAIGTMVAFYAYLGALYLPLQRFSELSVIVANSLAAIERIFNFFDETPEVLDAPGARPMIVRRGDVAIENLDFAYQVSGETALRTVLHDVCLRVSAGTTVALVGRSGAGKTTLASLIPRFYEPSVGRILIDGENIGSVTLKSLRDSIGIVPQDAVLFSASIRENVQYGRPGASDAEIWRALEQANIREFVQSLPERLDTIIGEGALRPSTGQRQRLALARVFLKNPPILILDEATSGLDSEVENLIHDAVRRLMRGRTSFLIAHRLASAVEADLIVVLDQGRVVESGTHAELLARRGVYAQLYGEQTRKLIAVEDRIARRPGSLAAVGSH